Genomic segment of Juglans microcarpa x Juglans regia isolate MS1-56 chromosome 7S, Jm3101_v1.0, whole genome shotgun sequence:
TAGTCAACAAAACACTgagattttatttgaattgaaaatagtggaaaataacattacttttaataCTCAAttagaatataacttttcaTACCTGTAGCTGCCACTTGTTGTTATAGAAGAAATCTTGGGCAATCCTCTCACAAGATTACAGAGAATCAGAGATCTCCTCCTCTCCAGCCCCCCACCTTTTGTATCCTGAAATCTACAAGTATGCAGCTGATGAGAGATTTTATTTCCTTGCTGGTGTTGAATGACATATGGGCTTGGTTGTTCCCCAATAATTTCAATCTTGTCAAATGTCCAAAGCATAAAACCATTGAACATCTTTAAGAAAACTGGTTTTGTTTTCCCTCTCCATAAGATTTGTAAGAtctcatttgaaaaataaaagtaaaacaaaaaaagcttaCAGATAAGATgtaaagaagtttaaaaaaactcacaattaaATACTTCCCAAAGtttttgttagaaaaataaTAGGGCATATGTTAGTCTGTATTGGCTGCCACATGGTATTAATATCCACATCAGTTAATTGAAAATTGACATGTGAAATAGTAATACACGAAAAATGCTTTAACTAGCCTTTTAATTCCTAGTGTCTATTAATGAAAAAGGCTATAACAAGTCTTACAACAAATGAAATTGAATAATGTAACTTTGTAGCCATAATGTTATTTAgagtttcaatttgaaattctaAACGATTGGaatcataaattaatttaaaggtttcaaagattgaaacccatacattaatttaagattttagattCACCGTTCATGAATCAcaacaattcaaaattcaaaatcactACCATAGATTCACCATTCATGAATCACAAAAATTCATATTCACAAATCGCATGCACAATCAAGATTCTCCATAGCACACAGTTCACAAATCTCATCCTTCATCTCCATTTAATCATAACATTCCTCCTGTctccataattaaaaaaaataaaataaaatactaaaattaagaaatttggaTTTGGGAATTACCTTAGGAGACGATGATGCAACGAACACAGGCGACGACCACAAAGAGCGACGGAGATGAGAGAAGAGAGACTGATAGAATTTTCGAGAAGGGAAGGGGTTGGGGGAGGGGGGataacgacgtcgtttcatttgagatataaaatatatatatatatatatatatatatatatatatatatatagcagagTTGGGGCCCCACCTTCCCCTGCCTCGACTAGGAGCCGCAGATGTTAGCGGGGTGAACTAGGCTGTACAGGGCCGAAAGGTTTGCATTCAAATCAGTTTTGCAGGTCCAGAGAATAGAAATAAATGGCCCAAtactaaaaaatcatataattttatctaaCATCATATTAATCTTATGAAATAGTTcatattaaagaagaaaaaaatattgtaaatatcttcATCGCTGTTTTAGCTCCTCTGCCTAAGATTGAGatttgaaggagaaaaaaatagtacttTAATTGTTAGGAAACAATGATTTGTAAAGTCCTGTataatttctttacaaaaaaaaaagtaaataccagtttaaaaaatacaaaaacattattatgtttagtagaattttttttttatacatataaaaaCACTATTTGAAAATTAAGTAGTTATTCTAGCCAAAAAGGCCTTAAAATTCTAGGCATAATACATTCtcaaagagatatatatatatataatttatattataagataagatcTTTGTAATcttaaattatgtaattattgtataattattttaaaataaataaataaaatatgagatttatatataaaattaattttttaataatattttttaggcaCTTTACTAAGCATATAAACAGTCAACAAGAAAATTAGGGTAGAAGAAGCAGAACACGTGGTCCCTACATAGCCACGAGGCTCACCCACTGACCACCTAGGATCGGGACGAGAATATATGGAAACTGACACCTGTCTTTCTCCATGTAAGGAAAGTGCACTGGCAATAGCCGGTAGTCAGTAGAATCCAAAAGCACAGGTACACTCGATTCCCCCCTATAATACTGCTGCTCCGCAGCTATTATATTAGCTCAATATATTCAAAGCCCCAAGAAAGTTTGAAGACGaagtttttgattttttcttgttCTGGGATTGAGCTAGCTGTCCCTGATCAGTTCCTCGCTCCTCCTTCTTcataatcttcttcttcttgtgtcTTGGCCCGCGTTTTGTTCTCTATTTCCTTTGTTCTTTATcgttttaattagtttttgctTGTTCTTGGGGAGAACTGAGAAGAAATTATATCATCTTAAGAGATGACTGCGGCTCCAGAAGGTCAAAGTGTTACCCTTGATCTTCTCAAGAAGAAGATGACGGAGTTCGCCAGGGAAAGAGATTGGGAGCAGTTCCACAGCCCTCGAAACCTCCTTTTGGCTCTGGTATTATATTTTTGCACACCAAACCCTTGATGAgttttcctctcttcttcttaTTCATGTCTGTCGTATCATTTATAATACTTAGCTTGCTTATGGCAtgcatattttttccttttctttattaattttggaaGATCTGACCAAACAAATTAATACAGCTGAAACTGGTTGGATTGACAGAGAAGTTCTAATGATTTCCTGTCTCAACTACATATTTTTCTAATATGGTAATTTGCAAGTGGGCtgggttcattttttttatcataaattcaTCAAGGTTAATGTTTTTGAACCAGAGTCAAACTTAACCCACTTCGCAAAAGCGATATCTCCTCCTTTTTTGTTGCCTTATCATCGATCTTTTGAACCCACTTTAACCTGATTTTCCTGttgcttttataatatatgtcgTAAGGTGGTTCGAATGACAACCAAACTAACTGTCAAAGATTATTTCTTGTTCATGGGCACTGTAATATTATGGTCTTGCTGTTTGAATGGATTTCCTAGGTGGGTGAAGTTGGAGAACTCTCTGAGATATTCCAGTGGAAAGGTGAGGTTCCAAAGGGACTGCCCGATTGGAAAGAAGAGGAGAAAGTGCACCTGGGTGAAGAGCTTTCAGACGTTCTGCTCTACCTGGTGCAGCTCTCTGACATCTGTGGCATTGATCTTGGCAGAGCTGCACTTCGAAAGGTCGAACTCAACGCCATCAAATACCCAGTTTCAAAGAAGCGAAGCCAGACAAACATCACTAGCACCGACAACAATGGCGCCGGGAGTTGTTGATTTTTCTCTGTATAAAAAACACCCAACATaagaaatacataaaatattgaTTGAGGTGGATGGGTGTTTTAGGTGTTGTAGGGGTTCATGATAAAGCTTTGTAGGAAGGAAGGGTACGTTCTTCTCAGGTTTCATTGCATGGAGACTAGCTCCAGTGCATGTTTGGCAATTATTCTCACAGATTTTATTACTGTTCTGGCTTACTCAATCAAATCCATCTGACAGACAGAGATATGGTAGtgatatcttcttcttttcccaCATTTATATGATTTCTTTCCGAGTAATTCTGCATATCAAGACACCCCAAACCATATTTTACAGGATgtaaggtcttttttttttcttttctttcttttttttttttttaatattagagtATGTGAATATTTTTAATGTGAGTTATGAGGTGGGAAATAGGGactgagagagaaaaaaaaaaaaaaaatccccttaTCCTATTTCAGTTTAAATTTAGTTTTCAAAATtggattcattatttttaacaaGAGAAAAGTTTTAgtaagagattttataaaattatttttatcgacatattttataaaattatattagttaaAAGCATATTTGAgtttaaactattattattattattatttaaaaattatttattattattttactattgtttttattaccatttacaaattatatatggaGGTTTGTGAAAGCAGTCAAACTGTAAGGCAACCAAATCACGCAAAGTACGACAACCGATCACAGGCTAGAGACAGTTTACGAAGGTCATGTTCCACATTAATTGGGGTTCTTTACACGATATGGTGTTGTCATCGTGTTCAtgctctgtgtgtgtgtgtatatatatatatatatattcctaaaTCCTAAGctggaattaaataaaatatgtaatccTGAATCCCTGATTCTTCGCTTGTCGGATTTGAACTtccctctactttttttttttttttttttgtttcttatttcttAAGGGGCATGGCAATTCTAACGTGACTATAGAAACTCATTCTCGTTGTGGCCGGAGTCGTGGATTATCCGGCTATAGTTACTATATTAAGGACGAGTCTGTCACCACAATTCATTCAAATATCCAGATGCTCTAAAGTCTATTTCATAGTCTAAATGTCAGATTTTATTACTATAAATGCTTTCAATTTATGCTGggaatcaaatttttaatttcgaAATTATGAAATACCAGCCAGATTTTATTACTATAAATGGTTTCAATATATGCTCAGAATCAAATTTCTAATCTCGAAATTATGAAATAGTAGCTCGTACCAATTGAGCCAACTGAGATACCACCTCTGATAAAATTCTCCATACTTGTGTTGTGTTTAATGGTATTATTGCTTTCTCTTTATATTCGATTCTGTAAGATTAATGCAGAGATTGCGTACTTCCATATTCAAGCATTATAACGTGgtattaaattctaaatagatTAACATTGCTTGAAATTTTAACATGGTattaaatactaaatatattaacattacttgaaattttaacatagcattaaatatatattgtaggTTATATATCTGTCGGTCTTAtacttctttaaatttgaacatCCAATTGAGGTAAATAACTTCATTTACTTACTTATATATCATGacaagatttcatttttttagtagtttttCTAAGCTGTCTTTTTAATTGTggcatttattatatataaatccatCATGATCTTGGCTTATTATATATGACCGGATGGATTCCTAAGAGCATCAtcaatggattagttaaaagcTAAATCTGTCATATATTTAGCTATTAGatcctaaaatatcataacaataaattagttaaaatctaaatatttagaCTTTAGCTACGGTgaacatcaaaatcattttcaaatttgcTAGTTACTATAGATATATCAaatgtatattttatcatttatttataatatttagggGCACGGTTTTAAGTAAATTAACTACTTTCAAgtaaatgtttatattttctcAGTAACTATTAATGCATGGTTTcagtttatttataaaaaaaaaaaaaaaccattaatgCACGTCTCATGGGCTGGGGGGCCTCGCATGGTACCAgaccttctctttttttttttttttgaatatgattaataattaacataatttaattagaatatgattacaaattaacatataatagataaaatggtaaaatatgattaaataaaataaattaataattaaaaaaattaatttttttttaattcttaattactcattactatataatgaataaatgaataatctaatgtagagatttgatgtgaatagataaaactaaattcatcttatattattttattgttattttattattatataaagaaaaaatagttattctaatGTAGAGACTTGTGTGAATGAAataactaaaagttaaattcatttcacatttataaaatttatcctTTAGTTTTGACTAATCAATTGTGGATGCTTATACATTTACTCTGAGATCCTGTTCTTgaggttttttaaaaataatttatacaattctGCGTATAATTTTCTTTAGAATAACTATGGAAATTTTGgaatttacattaaaaaaaattaatttttttttataatagattcaactttttttcataGTAAATTCTATTGTATGTGGCATTACTCATCCTCTATTATGTTAATTATTTCctatttctaaatattatttcaaaaaacaATTCTAAACAAATAGTCGTATGCACGGAATTGTCTATGTGAACATTGTCGTTAaagaatttttaattattatcgcATGGAAGAATATAATATTGTAACATAAGAGATATCCAACGATTCCCAAGATCGCGAAACATGCAGCATTTGTCAAATTTATGAGGCGTCCTTTGACATTGACATGAATACCAACCAGAAAGAAGCTGATATTGACGTGTATTTTAGAAAGATGGGTACTATAAGCCATaaattgattatattttataaattaatagatttattttataatatgataaattatgtcgagtcatattaatttataaaataaattttatgtaaataaaatatttctttttttcaaataatatattatagcccatatataatataattataaaaaatcacaaatcccGATCCATTTAAAAAACTTGTTGGGCAAAACaccaaaaattatttatattttgccTGTACTTGTTCCCACTTAAActtggatttcttttttttttttgtcttttgaaaATTGGTCACGTGgatcaaatgaatcaaattcCCAATAGAGTGTCACTACAAAAAGGTAGTTAGGTCAACGCGAGG
This window contains:
- the LOC121240376 gene encoding dCTP pyrophosphatase 1-like, translating into MTAAPEGQSVTLDLLKKKMTEFARERDWEQFHSPRNLLLALVGEVGELSEIFQWKGEVPKGLPDWKEEEKVHLGEELSDVLLYLVQLSDICGIDLGRAALRKVELNAIKYPVSKKRSQTNITSTDNNGAGSC